The window GGCCATCGTCATCATCGTCATCCTCGACGTCCTCTACATCGTCGTCGTACCCGTCAGCCTCGTCTTCGTCGTAGTCGTCGTGGTTGTCATCGTAGTTGTCGTCCGCCTCAGCATCGTCATACTCGTCTTCCTCTTCGACGGCACCGAGTTCGCCGATCGCAGCGGCCGTATAGAAGCCGTCCTCAACAGCGAACTGCTGCTGGGCGACGACTTCGTCCGGATCGCCAGCGGCCGTCACTGTCAGCGAGTAGGTACCGGGGACGATCTCGAGGTAGGGGGACACGTCATCGTACGCGACGTCAGCGAGGACTCGCTGATCGTTGATGTATACGTCGACGTTCGGTGCGTCAGGCGAGAAGTGGGCCACGCGAAGCGCGCCCATATCCTCGTCTTCAGGGACCGATTCGGCGTCACGTTCGTCGTCTTCGTGTTCGCTAACACCGAGTACTGTGCCGGATAGGGCAGTTCCCGTGCCGACGATACCGATCGTCTTGATTGTCGAGCGTCGTGAGAGAGTCATGCAGCACTCGGAAGGGAGACCGTTACCCGGAAAAACCAGATAGTAAGTTTCAGTGAGTGTCGGGTCGTTTACCCAGTCCGCTCCAGCGTAGCAGTGCCATACCAAATCGAAAGACCGTCCTACAGACGCGTAGTGACACCGAACGCCCACTCGAGTATTGCTGGCCGACCCACACTATGAACTGCGGCAAACAGCGCCAGTCAGGATTTCCGACGGTCGATTATAGTGTAAATACGTGAGCGACGAGTCGAGTGCGTCAGGTGATGGACTGTGTGAGTATCGTCTGAAATCTCAGACAGTGTCTCCACACCTAATTACGACCAATTGGAATATATACTATTCTCTATAATAATCCAAGAAACTAATGGACAAAATGGCACGTCTTCTCACTCGGCTCGAGGCGACTCTCCCTCGCGTCATCGGATTACTAGCGACTGTGGTGGGGCTGTGCTGTGTACTGGTCTATCCACTTGCGCTCCCAATCGTCTATCCCCTTGTTCCATCCGCCCTGGTCCCAGGGAACAATCTGGCTCTCTTTGGCCCTACACATCCGCTCGTCGTGCATTTTAGTGCAATCGTCGGCCCGATACTCCTCACATGGGGCCTCTTCGCTGTTCGCTACCGAACACGTGCACCGATGACGGTCCGTCGTGCCGTTCTCGCACCGCTTTTGAGCCTGTTCTCACTTGGTGGCGGCGTCGCTGTGTTCACCTATACATGGGCTCGAGGAATGCCGGTTGGCTGGTGCGCTGCTGAGCCACAAACGCAGTTCTCGGTGTCTCAAATCATGCACGTGGAAGTCGCAATCGCTCACTTCGCTGCTCTATCTGCCGTCTCGATGGTCGTCGTGGGAGCAGTCGCGGCCCGACATGAGCTGCGAATCGCTCTCGCGAGTGTTGTGGTACCAGCGGTGATCGTTGTCTTCGGGTTCGTCTGGCAGTCTTCCGTCCCACCGCTGCTCGAGTTCGCACTTCTCGTCGTGTTCGCAAGTATACCCTTCGCCATCGGCTACGTCACGACACGCACAGCATCGTAACGCGAGGCTGGAACGAGTTGCGTTTTAGAAACACGTCTCTGCCGTTGCCGACCCGCATGCCAGATGTCTACTGGTAGAAGTACCCTGCCGACGCGATGACTTCACTCGAGTCGTCGTCTTCGATCTTCTCTATGGCGTCGACAAAGTCCTGATGAGTGATCTCGTCGCGTTCGTTGCGGATGGCGAACATCCCGGCTTCAGTGGCCAGACTCTCGATTTCAGCGCCGGAGTAGCCTGCCGTGTCGTCGGCCAGATCAGCAAAGTCCACCGTGTCGGTGACGTTCATCCCGCGCGTGTGAATCTCGAGGATCTGTTCGCGGCCGTCGCGGTCGGGTTCGGGCACTTCGATAAGGCGGTCGAATCGGCCGGGACGCAGGATGGCACGATCGAGCATGTCGAAGCGGTTCGTCGCGGCGATGATGCGGATTTCACCGCGAGCCTCGAAGCCGTCCATCTCCGAAAGCAGTTGCATCATCGTCCGCTGGACCTCGGCATCGCCGGAGGTCTTGGATTCCGTCCGAGTGGTCGCGATGGCGTCGATCTCGTCGATAAAGATAATAGCGGGTTCGCGCTCGCGAGCCATCTCGAAGAGGTCACGCACGAGTCTCGAGCCCTCGCCGATGAATTTGCGGACGAGTTCCGAGCCAGCCATCTTGATGAACGTGGCGTCGGTCTTGTTCGCGACGGCCTTGGCGAGCATCGTCTTGCCCGTCCCTGGCGGGCCATAGAGGAGAACGCCACTCGGTGGCTCGATCCCAACCTCATCGAAAATTTCGGGGTCGGCCAGCGGCTGCTCGACGGCTTCGCGGACCTCGCGGATCTGCTCGTCGATGCCACCGATATCCTCGTAGCCGACTGCTGGCTTTTCGGTGATCTCCATCGACTGGGCGCGCGCGTCGGTCTCGGCGTTCAGGATGGTCTGAATCGCAAAGGAATCGTTGACCGCGACGCGGTCACCGGGTTCGACTTCTTCGGCGATCCGTGGCGAGACATCCGTGAGCACCTCCTGGTTGTTACCGTGTTGTTTGACGATAACCTCGTCATTGTCCATGATGTCTTCGACCGTCGCAATGTACAGCGAGGAGCTTTTCAGCGCCTCGTTTTCGCGTTCGACGCGGTCGACTTTCTCACGAAGACGCTGTCTGCGTTCGTCGGCGTCATCGAGTTGCGCCGAAAGCTGGTCGTTGACATCGACGATATCTTCGAAATGGCCCCGGAGCGCCTCGAGCCGTTCGTCATCGGGAAGGTCGGGGTCGATATCGCGATGTGGTCGGTCAGGGAGAGACGGGCTTCGAGACATCTTGTCGTACACGGGTAAGGCCCCGACGATAAATGTGCCTTTGGGTCGCGGATGGATTTCCACACCCTATATGTTCTGAACCCCCCGTCAGACAGGCTGTTGAGAGGTCCTCAAGGATGGAATTTCGACTGGAAAGAGCATTCTATGAAAGAATCGTCGGCACGCTGTCTACAACAGTGGACGCGCTCGAGGGCACGACTAATGCAACATACTGATAACTGTTATAACCGGTTTCAGAACTAGCAACATGTTCACAGCTATTTGTAATTGGTTTTAGGACTAGGCGTCATGAGAGAGACACGGACGTGCGGACGAACGCTGATAGTGTGTTCGAACGGGTATCGTGATCAACTCGAGTTGAAATCGATCACCCGCAGTGGTACCTGTAGCGATACCCATGACTGACATCGATCGTACTCGGCTTGGATTGTTCATCGGGACGGTAACCGTCCTCATGGCGGGATGGTTCGTCGGAACGCCACTGCTGATCGATCAGTGGGACGAAACACTGCATCCAGCGTTTTTTGGACGTATTCATATGTTCACGCCGATGGTCGCCGCACTCGTCGTCTGTTTCGTCAGCGGGATCTCGCTCTCGACGGTCGGTCTTCGACTCGGTCGCGTGCGGTGGCTCGGGATCGCTGTTGGAGTGGCCTTCTCGCTCGTTGTACTCGCGATTCCGGTGGCAGTTGCCGTCCCAGGCATCGATTTTCAGCCGACGATCTATCACTACGAGTTGCCGTTTCCGTCTCTGCTGCCAGAGATTCCACCGGACGCTCTGACAGTCGGTACTGCCGTTGGAATCGTCGTGGTCACTGGCGTTACCATCTATGCGGTATTTGGGTTTGGCGAGGAATTCGGCTGGCGAGGGTATCTCCTGTGGGAACTCGCCCCGCTTGGATTCTGGCGAGCGTCGGTCATCATTGGTATCGTCTGGGGACTGTGGCACGCACCGGTTGCGTTCTCCACGTGGGGAATGGGTGTAATCGACGGGTGGCCGCTACTCGCCTGGCTCCTCACGGGTATCGTGTTCTCACCGGTGTATACGTACGTCGTCATTCGGGCGAAGTCAGTGCTGGCTGCGGCGCTCTTTCACGGTGTCTTCAACGCGACCACATCGCTGTTCAGTGCCGTCGTCTATACAGACGAGTTTATGTTGGGAACTATCCTCCAGCCAGTCGGCGTCGCCGGACTCGTGACGTTCGGCGGAGCCGTCGCCATCATCGCCGTCCGCGGCCCGCCGGAACTCACCCGCGAGTTTGCACACTCTCCACGATCCAGTCAGAACCGGACGACGCCAACGACCGATACCGACGCGTAGTACCGTCTCGAGGATACCTGATTGTCGATTACACTTTCACAACAGTGGAGAGGATATTACTCGAGCAGTGCCTCGAGTTCGTCTAACCGATCCCCGTAGGTCGCGAGCGCGCGGTCGATTGGCTCGGACGTACTCATGTCGACGCCGGCGACCTGCAGGAGTTCGAGTGGATAGTCCCGCGAGCCCTGTCGGAGGAACTCGAGGTAGTCCTCGGCGGCGTCACGTTCGGGGTCGCTGCCGGGGCCATCGGGGAGGATACCGTCAACGATGGCGAGC is drawn from Natronolimnobius sp. AArcel1 and contains these coding sequences:
- a CDS encoding proteasome-activating nucleotidase; translated protein: MSRSPSLPDRPHRDIDPDLPDDERLEALRGHFEDIVDVNDQLSAQLDDADERRQRLREKVDRVERENEALKSSSLYIATVEDIMDNDEVIVKQHGNNQEVLTDVSPRIAEEVEPGDRVAVNDSFAIQTILNAETDARAQSMEITEKPAVGYEDIGGIDEQIREVREAVEQPLADPEIFDEVGIEPPSGVLLYGPPGTGKTMLAKAVANKTDATFIKMAGSELVRKFIGEGSRLVRDLFEMAREREPAIIFIDEIDAIATTRTESKTSGDAEVQRTMMQLLSEMDGFEARGEIRIIAATNRFDMLDRAILRPGRFDRLIEVPEPDRDGREQILEIHTRGMNVTDTVDFADLADDTAGYSGAEIESLATEAGMFAIRNERDEITHQDFVDAIEKIEDDDSSEVIASAGYFYQ
- a CDS encoding CPBP family intramembrane glutamic endopeptidase, with protein sequence MTDIDRTRLGLFIGTVTVLMAGWFVGTPLLIDQWDETLHPAFFGRIHMFTPMVAALVVCFVSGISLSTVGLRLGRVRWLGIAVGVAFSLVVLAIPVAVAVPGIDFQPTIYHYELPFPSLLPEIPPDALTVGTAVGIVVVTGVTIYAVFGFGEEFGWRGYLLWELAPLGFWRASVIIGIVWGLWHAPVAFSTWGMGVIDGWPLLAWLLTGIVFSPVYTYVVIRAKSVLAAALFHGVFNATTSLFSAVVYTDEFMLGTILQPVGVAGLVTFGGAVAIIAVRGPPELTREFAHSPRSSQNRTTPTTDTDA